One window from the genome of Musa acuminata AAA Group cultivar baxijiao chromosome BXJ1-4, Cavendish_Baxijiao_AAA, whole genome shotgun sequence encodes:
- the LOC103980372 gene encoding callose synthase 12 isoform X2, which translates to MSLRQRPTRPGPGATHGPGAGPAAPPRTAAAPPVAGEGEDEVYNIIPIHNLLADHPSLLFPEVRAAMAALRTVGELRKPPFSRWHDGLDLLDWLGAFFGFQRDNVRNQREHLVLLLANAQMRLQPPPDNIDVLDHSVVRRVRKKLLHSYTSWCAYLGRKSNVWISDSGLRRVATDPRRELLYAALYLLIWGEAANLRFVPECLSYIFHHMAMDLNRILEDYIDDATGQPALPAISGENAFLARVVTPIYDTIKREVDASHNGTAPHSAWRNYDDINEYFWSNHCFDRLRWPLDRSKNFFATPPTKNRVGKTGFVEQRSFWNLYRSFDRLWVVLILFLQAAILVAWHGDTYPWQNLQTRDAQVRVLTIFITWAGLRLLQSLLDAGTQYGLVSRDAKLLGVRMVLKSLAAAAWTVAFAVLYSRIWDQRNRDRRWSTAANQRLVNFLEAAAVFVLPELLAIVLFIIPWLRNFLEKTNWRIFYILTWWFQSRTFVGRGLREGLFDNVKYSLFWVVLLAVKFSFSYFLQIKPMVTPTKAILRLQNVQYEWHEFFSRTNRFAVFILWLPVILIYLMDIQIWYSIFSSLVGALVGLFAHLGEIRDVQQLRLRFQFFASAMQFNLLPEEQLFQEHGTLRSKFRDAVNRLKLRYGLGRPYKKIESNQVGPSRFALIWNEIIQTFREEDILSDREVELLELPPYTWNIRVIRWPCLLLCNELLLALGQAKELKADDRKHWRKICKNEYRRCAVIEAYDSVKYFLLEIIKEGTEEHSIVAGLFEEFDSCIRVEKFSVEYTMGVLQSIYDKLVVLLGTLVKPNRNKNKVVNTLQTLYDIATRDFPKNKKSIEQLKDAGLAPTGSSGLLFENAVELPSAENENFYKQVRRLHTILTSKDSMNNVPKNLEARRRIAFFSNSLFMNMPRAPQVEKMRAFSVLTPYYNEEILYSKEQLQSENEDGISIIFYLQKIYEDDWSNFLERMRREGMTDEEELWGKRSRDLRLWASYRGQTLSRTVRGMMYYYRALKMLTFLDSASEIDIREGSRELHSVGSSKRQKTELDDSEDGGKSPSRSLSRASSGVSLLFKGHEHGTALMKYTYVVACQIYGNQKAKNDPRANDILYLMKNNEALRVAYVDEVKSGRDEVAYYSVLVKYDQQLQKEVEIYRVRLPGPLKLGEGKPENQNHASIFTRGDAVQTIDMNQDNYFEEALKMRNLLEEYSYKYGSRKPTILGVREHVFTGSVSSLAWFMSAQETSFVTLGQRVLANPLKALIVHFVVVMLPTTNISKWVKDGT; encoded by the exons ATGAGCCTCCGCCAACGCCCCACCCGGCCCGGCCCGGGCGCCACCCATGGCCCCGGCGCCGGTCCCGCGGCGCCGCCCCGCACCGCGGCCGCGCCGCCTGTCGCCGGAGAGGGGGAGGATGAGGTCTACAACATCATCCCCATCCACAACCTCCTCGCGGATCACCCGTCGCTCCTCTTCCCCGAGGTGCGCGCTGCCATGGCGGCCCTACGCACCGTCGGGGAGCTCCGTAAGCCGCCCTTCTCCCGGTGGCACGACGGCCTCGACCTCCTCGACTGGCTCGGCGCCTTCTTCGGCTTCCAGCGCGACAACGTCCGCAACCAGCGGGAGcatctcgtcctcctcctcgccaACGCCCAGATGCGCCTCCAGCCGCCGCCGGACAACATCGACGTCCTCGACCATTCCGTCGTGCGCCGCGTTCGCAAGAAGCTCCTCCACAGCTACACCTCTTGGTGCGCCTACCTCGGCCGGAAATCCAATGTCTGGATCTCGGACTCCGGCCTCCGCCGCGTCGCCACCGACCCCCGCCGCGAGCTCCTCTACGCCGCCCTCTATCTCCTCATTTGGGGCGAGGCCGCCAACCTCCGCTTTGTCCCCGAGTGCCTCTCCTACATCTTTCACCACATGGCCATGGACCTCAACCGCATCCTCGAGGACTACATCGACGACGCCACCGGGCAGCCCGCTCTCCCCGCCATCTCCGGTGAGAACGCCTTCCTCGCCCGCGTCGTCACCCCCATCTACGATACCATCAAGCGCGAGGTCGACGCCAGCCACAACGGCACCGCCCCCCACTCCGCCTGGCGCAACTACGACGACATCAACGAGTACTTCTGGAGCAACCATTGCTTCGACCGCCTCCGCTGGCCGCTCGACCGCTCCAAGAACTTCTTCGCGACGCCGCCCACGAAGAACCGCGTGGGAAAGACGGGCTTCGTGGAGCAGCGCTCCTTCTGGAACCTCTACCGCAGCTTCGATCGCCTCTGGGTCGTGCTCATCCTCTTCCTTCAGGCGGCCATCCTCGTGGCGTGGCATGGAGACACGTACCCGTGGCAGAATCTCCAGACTCGCGACGCCCAGGTACGCGTCCTGACCATCTTCATCACCTGGGCCGGCCTCCGCCTCCTCCAGTCCCTCCTCGATGCCGGCACCCAGTACGGCCTCGTGTCGCGTGACGCCAAGTTGCTCGGTGTGCGGATGGTGCTCAAGAGCCTCGCCGCTGCGGCGTGGACTGTTGCATTCGCCGTCCTCTATTCCCGGATCTGGGACCAGCGCAACCGCGACCGGCGGTGGTCGACGGCTGCAAACCAGCGGCTGGTGAACTTTTTGGAAGCCGCTGCTGTGTTTGTCCTCCCGGAGCTGCTCGCCATCGTGCTCTTCATCATCCCTTGGCTCCGCAACTTCCTCGAGAAGACCAATTGGAGGATTTTCTACATCCTGACTTGGTGGTTCCAGAGCCGTACCTTTGTTGGTAGAGGACTGAGGGAAGGTCTATTCGACAATGTCAAGTACTCTCTGTTCTGGGTCGTGCTCCTTGCTGTGAAATTCTCCTTCAGTTACTTCCTGCAGATCAAGCCTATGGTCACCCCGACCAAAGCCATACTCCGCCTTCAAAACGTCCAATATGAGTGGCATGAGTTCTTCTCTCGTACAAACCGGTTTGCGGTGTTCATCTTGTGGCTACCTGTCATCCTGATCTATCTAATGGACATCCAGATCTGGTACTCAATCTTCTCTTCATTGGTCGGGGCGCTGGTTGGCCTGTTTGCGCATCTTGGGGAGATTCGTGATGTGCAACAGCTGAGGCTGAGGTTTCAGTTCTTCGCTAGTGCAATGCAGTTCAATCTGCTGCCAGAGGAGCAGCTATTCCAGGAGCATGGTACACTGAGGAGTAAGTTCAGGGATGCTGTCAACCGGCTGAAGCTGAGGTATGGCTTGGGGCGCCCATACAAGAAGATCGAATCGAATCAAGTGGGTCCCAGCAGGTTTGCATTGATATGGAATGAGATTATTCAGACATTCAGAGAGGAGGATATTTTGAGCGACCGTGAAGTGGAGCTTCTTGAGCTTCCACCCTATACATGGAATATCCGGGTGATCAGGTGGCCATGCTTGTTACTCTGCAATGAGCTGTTACTTGCACTCGGCCAGGCAAAGGAACTGAAGGCTGATGACAGAAAACACTGGAGAAAGATTTGCAAGAATGAGTATCGCCGCTGTGCAGTCATAGAGGCCTATGACAGTGTCAAGTACTTTCTGCTGGAGATCATCAAGGAGGGAACTGAGGAGCACTCCATTGTTGCTGGATTGTTCGAGGAGTTTGATAGTTGCATTCGGGTTGAGAAGTTCTCGGTGGAATATACTATGGGTGTTTTGCAGAGTATCTATGACAAACTGGTTGTCCTACTGGGTACATTAGTCAAGCCAAATAGGAATAAGAACAAAGTGGTCAACACATTGCAGACCCTCTATGACATAGCTACCCGCGACTTTCCTAAGAACAAGAAGAGCATAGAGCAACTTAAAGATGCAGGGTTGGCACCAACCGGGTCAAGCGGTCTGCTATTTGAGAATGCTGTTGAATTGCCCAGTGCAGAAAATGAGAACTTCTACAAGCAGGTAAGGCGGCTGCATACAATTCTTACATCCAAGGATTCCATGAATAATGTTCCAAAGAATCTGGAGGCCCGAAGGCGTATTGCTTTCTTCAGCAACTCATTGTTCATGAACATGCCACGAGCTCCGCAGGTTGAGAAGATGAGGGCCTTCAGTGTTCTGACTCCATATTACAACGAGGAAATTTTGTACAGCAAGGAGCAGCTTCAGTCAGAGAATGAAGATGGCATCTCTATCATATTCTATTTGCAGAAGATTTACGAAGATGATTGGTCAAACTTTTTGGAACGTATGCGGAGAGAAGGAATGACTGATGAAGAGGAGCTATGGGGTAAAAGGTCGAGGGATCTTCGGCTTTGGGCCTCATATAGGGGTCAGACGTTATCACGCACTGTGCGAGGGATGATGTACTACTACAGGGCTCTCAAGATGCTTACCTTTCTTGATTCTGCTTCTGAGATTGACATAAGGGAGGGGTCGAGGGAGCTACATTCAGTTGGTTCATCAAAGAGGCAGAAAACTGAATTAGATGATTCAGAGGATGGTGGCAAGTCGCCATCACGAAGCCTGAGCAGAGCTAGCAGTGGCGTCAGCTTGCTGTTTAAAGGCCATGAGCATGGAACTGCCCTAATGAAGTATACTTATGTTGTTGCCTGCCAGATTTATGGGAACCAGAAAGCAAAGAATGATCCACGTGCCAATgatattttgtatctaatgaagaaCAATGAGGCCCTTCGTGTGGCGTATGTTGATGAAGTGAAGTCAGGCAGAGATGAAGTGGCCTATTATTCAGTTCTTGTAAAGTATGATCAGCAATTGCAGAAAGAGGTGGAGATATACCGGGTCAGGTTGCCTGGGCCACTGAAGCTTGGAGAAGGCAAGCCAGAGAATCAGAACCATGCCTCCATATTTACGAGGGGTGATGCAGTTCAGACGATTGACATGAATCAAGACAACTACTTTGAAGAGGCCCTCAAAATGCGCAATCTGTTGGAGGAGTATTCCTACAAGTATGGTTCTCGGAAACCGACAATCTTGGGAGTCCGAGAACATGTTTTTACTGGTTCTGTCTCTTCCCTTGCTTGGTTCATGTCTGCTCAGGAGACAAGCTTTGTCACACTTGGACAGCGGGTTTTGGCAAACCCTTTAAAG GCTTTAATTGTACACTTCGTGGTGGTAATGTTACCCACCACGAATATATCCAAGTGGGTAAAGGACGGGACGTAG
- the LOC103980372 gene encoding callose synthase 12 isoform X1 translates to MSLRQRPTRPGPGATHGPGAGPAAPPRTAAAPPVAGEGEDEVYNIIPIHNLLADHPSLLFPEVRAAMAALRTVGELRKPPFSRWHDGLDLLDWLGAFFGFQRDNVRNQREHLVLLLANAQMRLQPPPDNIDVLDHSVVRRVRKKLLHSYTSWCAYLGRKSNVWISDSGLRRVATDPRRELLYAALYLLIWGEAANLRFVPECLSYIFHHMAMDLNRILEDYIDDATGQPALPAISGENAFLARVVTPIYDTIKREVDASHNGTAPHSAWRNYDDINEYFWSNHCFDRLRWPLDRSKNFFATPPTKNRVGKTGFVEQRSFWNLYRSFDRLWVVLILFLQAAILVAWHGDTYPWQNLQTRDAQVRVLTIFITWAGLRLLQSLLDAGTQYGLVSRDAKLLGVRMVLKSLAAAAWTVAFAVLYSRIWDQRNRDRRWSTAANQRLVNFLEAAAVFVLPELLAIVLFIIPWLRNFLEKTNWRIFYILTWWFQSRTFVGRGLREGLFDNVKYSLFWVVLLAVKFSFSYFLQIKPMVTPTKAILRLQNVQYEWHEFFSRTNRFAVFILWLPVILIYLMDIQIWYSIFSSLVGALVGLFAHLGEIRDVQQLRLRFQFFASAMQFNLLPEEQLFQEHGTLRSKFRDAVNRLKLRYGLGRPYKKIESNQVGPSRFALIWNEIIQTFREEDILSDREVELLELPPYTWNIRVIRWPCLLLCNELLLALGQAKELKADDRKHWRKICKNEYRRCAVIEAYDSVKYFLLEIIKEGTEEHSIVAGLFEEFDSCIRVEKFSVEYTMGVLQSIYDKLVVLLGTLVKPNRNKNKVVNTLQTLYDIATRDFPKNKKSIEQLKDAGLAPTGSSGLLFENAVELPSAENENFYKQVRRLHTILTSKDSMNNVPKNLEARRRIAFFSNSLFMNMPRAPQVEKMRAFSVLTPYYNEEILYSKEQLQSENEDGISIIFYLQKIYEDDWSNFLERMRREGMTDEEELWGKRSRDLRLWASYRGQTLSRTVRGMMYYYRALKMLTFLDSASEIDIREGSRELHSVGSSKRQKTELDDSEDGGKSPSRSLSRASSGVSLLFKGHEHGTALMKYTYVVACQIYGNQKAKNDPRANDILYLMKNNEALRVAYVDEVKSGRDEVAYYSVLVKYDQQLQKEVEIYRVRLPGPLKLGEGKPENQNHASIFTRGDAVQTIDMNQDNYFEEALKMRNLLEEYSYKYGSRKPTILGVREHVFTGSVSSLAWFMSAQETSFVTLGQRVLANPLKVRMHYGHPDVFDRLWFLSRGGISKASRVINISEDIFAGFNCTLRGGNVTHHEYIQVGKGRDVGLNQISMFEAKVASGNGEQTLSRDVYRLGHRLDFFRMLSFFYTTVGFYFNTMMVVLTVYAFVWGRLYLALSGLENSISNNADSTNNAALVTVLNQQFIIQLGLFTALPMIIENSLEHGFLPAIWDFFTMQLQLASMFYTFSMGTKTHYYGRTILHGGAKYRATGRGFVVEHKKFAENYRLYARSHFIKAIELGLILTVYASYSAIAKNTFVYIVLTISSWFLVVSWIMAPFAFNPSGFDWLKTVYDFDDFMNWIWHPSRISATSDQSWEKWWNEENDHLRTTGLWGKLLEVVLDLRYFFFQYGIVYQLNIASGSHSVSVYLLSWIGIVAAVGIFVVVDYARDRYAAKEHITYRAIQSFVIVFVILVIVLLFEFTSFEFIDIFTSLLAFIPTGWGLILIAQVIKPFIESTALWETVVSMARFYDILFGVIVMAPVAFLSWMPGFQEMQTRILFNEAFSRGLQISRILTGKKQDTI, encoded by the coding sequence ATGAGCCTCCGCCAACGCCCCACCCGGCCCGGCCCGGGCGCCACCCATGGCCCCGGCGCCGGTCCCGCGGCGCCGCCCCGCACCGCGGCCGCGCCGCCTGTCGCCGGAGAGGGGGAGGATGAGGTCTACAACATCATCCCCATCCACAACCTCCTCGCGGATCACCCGTCGCTCCTCTTCCCCGAGGTGCGCGCTGCCATGGCGGCCCTACGCACCGTCGGGGAGCTCCGTAAGCCGCCCTTCTCCCGGTGGCACGACGGCCTCGACCTCCTCGACTGGCTCGGCGCCTTCTTCGGCTTCCAGCGCGACAACGTCCGCAACCAGCGGGAGcatctcgtcctcctcctcgccaACGCCCAGATGCGCCTCCAGCCGCCGCCGGACAACATCGACGTCCTCGACCATTCCGTCGTGCGCCGCGTTCGCAAGAAGCTCCTCCACAGCTACACCTCTTGGTGCGCCTACCTCGGCCGGAAATCCAATGTCTGGATCTCGGACTCCGGCCTCCGCCGCGTCGCCACCGACCCCCGCCGCGAGCTCCTCTACGCCGCCCTCTATCTCCTCATTTGGGGCGAGGCCGCCAACCTCCGCTTTGTCCCCGAGTGCCTCTCCTACATCTTTCACCACATGGCCATGGACCTCAACCGCATCCTCGAGGACTACATCGACGACGCCACCGGGCAGCCCGCTCTCCCCGCCATCTCCGGTGAGAACGCCTTCCTCGCCCGCGTCGTCACCCCCATCTACGATACCATCAAGCGCGAGGTCGACGCCAGCCACAACGGCACCGCCCCCCACTCCGCCTGGCGCAACTACGACGACATCAACGAGTACTTCTGGAGCAACCATTGCTTCGACCGCCTCCGCTGGCCGCTCGACCGCTCCAAGAACTTCTTCGCGACGCCGCCCACGAAGAACCGCGTGGGAAAGACGGGCTTCGTGGAGCAGCGCTCCTTCTGGAACCTCTACCGCAGCTTCGATCGCCTCTGGGTCGTGCTCATCCTCTTCCTTCAGGCGGCCATCCTCGTGGCGTGGCATGGAGACACGTACCCGTGGCAGAATCTCCAGACTCGCGACGCCCAGGTACGCGTCCTGACCATCTTCATCACCTGGGCCGGCCTCCGCCTCCTCCAGTCCCTCCTCGATGCCGGCACCCAGTACGGCCTCGTGTCGCGTGACGCCAAGTTGCTCGGTGTGCGGATGGTGCTCAAGAGCCTCGCCGCTGCGGCGTGGACTGTTGCATTCGCCGTCCTCTATTCCCGGATCTGGGACCAGCGCAACCGCGACCGGCGGTGGTCGACGGCTGCAAACCAGCGGCTGGTGAACTTTTTGGAAGCCGCTGCTGTGTTTGTCCTCCCGGAGCTGCTCGCCATCGTGCTCTTCATCATCCCTTGGCTCCGCAACTTCCTCGAGAAGACCAATTGGAGGATTTTCTACATCCTGACTTGGTGGTTCCAGAGCCGTACCTTTGTTGGTAGAGGACTGAGGGAAGGTCTATTCGACAATGTCAAGTACTCTCTGTTCTGGGTCGTGCTCCTTGCTGTGAAATTCTCCTTCAGTTACTTCCTGCAGATCAAGCCTATGGTCACCCCGACCAAAGCCATACTCCGCCTTCAAAACGTCCAATATGAGTGGCATGAGTTCTTCTCTCGTACAAACCGGTTTGCGGTGTTCATCTTGTGGCTACCTGTCATCCTGATCTATCTAATGGACATCCAGATCTGGTACTCAATCTTCTCTTCATTGGTCGGGGCGCTGGTTGGCCTGTTTGCGCATCTTGGGGAGATTCGTGATGTGCAACAGCTGAGGCTGAGGTTTCAGTTCTTCGCTAGTGCAATGCAGTTCAATCTGCTGCCAGAGGAGCAGCTATTCCAGGAGCATGGTACACTGAGGAGTAAGTTCAGGGATGCTGTCAACCGGCTGAAGCTGAGGTATGGCTTGGGGCGCCCATACAAGAAGATCGAATCGAATCAAGTGGGTCCCAGCAGGTTTGCATTGATATGGAATGAGATTATTCAGACATTCAGAGAGGAGGATATTTTGAGCGACCGTGAAGTGGAGCTTCTTGAGCTTCCACCCTATACATGGAATATCCGGGTGATCAGGTGGCCATGCTTGTTACTCTGCAATGAGCTGTTACTTGCACTCGGCCAGGCAAAGGAACTGAAGGCTGATGACAGAAAACACTGGAGAAAGATTTGCAAGAATGAGTATCGCCGCTGTGCAGTCATAGAGGCCTATGACAGTGTCAAGTACTTTCTGCTGGAGATCATCAAGGAGGGAACTGAGGAGCACTCCATTGTTGCTGGATTGTTCGAGGAGTTTGATAGTTGCATTCGGGTTGAGAAGTTCTCGGTGGAATATACTATGGGTGTTTTGCAGAGTATCTATGACAAACTGGTTGTCCTACTGGGTACATTAGTCAAGCCAAATAGGAATAAGAACAAAGTGGTCAACACATTGCAGACCCTCTATGACATAGCTACCCGCGACTTTCCTAAGAACAAGAAGAGCATAGAGCAACTTAAAGATGCAGGGTTGGCACCAACCGGGTCAAGCGGTCTGCTATTTGAGAATGCTGTTGAATTGCCCAGTGCAGAAAATGAGAACTTCTACAAGCAGGTAAGGCGGCTGCATACAATTCTTACATCCAAGGATTCCATGAATAATGTTCCAAAGAATCTGGAGGCCCGAAGGCGTATTGCTTTCTTCAGCAACTCATTGTTCATGAACATGCCACGAGCTCCGCAGGTTGAGAAGATGAGGGCCTTCAGTGTTCTGACTCCATATTACAACGAGGAAATTTTGTACAGCAAGGAGCAGCTTCAGTCAGAGAATGAAGATGGCATCTCTATCATATTCTATTTGCAGAAGATTTACGAAGATGATTGGTCAAACTTTTTGGAACGTATGCGGAGAGAAGGAATGACTGATGAAGAGGAGCTATGGGGTAAAAGGTCGAGGGATCTTCGGCTTTGGGCCTCATATAGGGGTCAGACGTTATCACGCACTGTGCGAGGGATGATGTACTACTACAGGGCTCTCAAGATGCTTACCTTTCTTGATTCTGCTTCTGAGATTGACATAAGGGAGGGGTCGAGGGAGCTACATTCAGTTGGTTCATCAAAGAGGCAGAAAACTGAATTAGATGATTCAGAGGATGGTGGCAAGTCGCCATCACGAAGCCTGAGCAGAGCTAGCAGTGGCGTCAGCTTGCTGTTTAAAGGCCATGAGCATGGAACTGCCCTAATGAAGTATACTTATGTTGTTGCCTGCCAGATTTATGGGAACCAGAAAGCAAAGAATGATCCACGTGCCAATgatattttgtatctaatgaagaaCAATGAGGCCCTTCGTGTGGCGTATGTTGATGAAGTGAAGTCAGGCAGAGATGAAGTGGCCTATTATTCAGTTCTTGTAAAGTATGATCAGCAATTGCAGAAAGAGGTGGAGATATACCGGGTCAGGTTGCCTGGGCCACTGAAGCTTGGAGAAGGCAAGCCAGAGAATCAGAACCATGCCTCCATATTTACGAGGGGTGATGCAGTTCAGACGATTGACATGAATCAAGACAACTACTTTGAAGAGGCCCTCAAAATGCGCAATCTGTTGGAGGAGTATTCCTACAAGTATGGTTCTCGGAAACCGACAATCTTGGGAGTCCGAGAACATGTTTTTACTGGTTCTGTCTCTTCCCTTGCTTGGTTCATGTCTGCTCAGGAGACAAGCTTTGTCACACTTGGACAGCGGGTTTTGGCAAACCCTTTAAAGGTTCGTATGCATTATGGCCATCCTGATGTCTTTGATCGCCTTTGGTTTCTGAGTCGAGGTGGCATTAGCAAAGCTTCCAGGGTCATTAACATTAGCGAGGACATATTTGCAGGCTTTAATTGTACACTTCGTGGTGGTAATGTTACCCACCACGAATATATCCAAGTGGGTAAAGGACGGGACGTAGGCTTGAATCAGATATCTATGTTTGAAGCCAAGGTTGCTAGTGGCAATGGTGAACAGACCTTAAGCAGAGATGTTTATAGGTTGGGTCATAGGTTGGACTTCTTTCGAATGCTCTCTTTCTTCTACACAACTGTGGGGTTCTACTTTAACACCATGATGGTGGTACTGACTGTTTATGCATTTGTTTGGGGACGACTTTATCTGGCTCTTAGTGGTCTTGAGAATTCTATCAGTAACAATGCTGACTCTACGAATAATGCAGCTCTGGTTACTGTTCTTAACCAGCAGTTCATTATCCAGCTAGGCCTTTTCACAGCCTTGCCAATGATTATAGAAAACTCCCTAGAGCATGGCTTTCTTCCTGCAATATGGGACTTCTTCACAATGCAGCTCCAGCTTGCATCCATGTTCTATACCTTCTCTATGGGAACTAAGACCCATTATTATGGGCGTACAATCCTTCATGGTGGTGCAAAGTATCGTGCTACAGGACGTGGTTTTGTTGTCGAGCACAAGAAATTCGCTGAGAATTATAGACTCTATGCGCGTAGCCACTTTATCAAAGCAATAGAACTTGGATTAATATTGACTGTTTATGCTTCTTATAGTGCTATTGCAAAGAACACTTTTGTATACATAGTGCTGACAATCTCGAGCTGGTTTCTGGTAGTATCATGGATCATGGCTCCATTTGCATTCAACCCATCTGGTTTTGATTGGTTGAAAACTGTTTATGACTTTGATGATTTCATGAACTGGATTTGGCATCCTAGTCGCATTTCTGCAACATCTGATCAGTCTTGGGAGAAATGGTGGAATGAAGAAAATGACCACCTTCGGACAACTGGTCTTTGGGGAAAGCTACTGGAGGTAGTATTAGATCTCCGATATTTCTTTTTCCAATACGGTATCGTATACCAGCTAAATATTGCCAGTGGGAGCCACAGTGTTTCTGTGTATCTGCTTTCATGGATTGGTATTGTTGCAGCTGTTGGGATTTTTGTTGTTGTGGATTATGCCCGAGACAGATATGCTGCAAAGGAACATATTACATATCGTGCCATCCAATCCTTCGTAATAGTCTTTGTGATACTTGTGATCGTTTTGTTGTTCGAGTTCACATCCTTTGAGTTTATTGATATCTTTACAAGCCTGTTGGCATTTATTCCAACCGGTTGGGGTCTAATATTAATTGCTCAAGTGATCAAACCATTTATTGAATCCACTGCTCTATGGGAAACTGTGGTTTCCATGGCTCGGTTCTATGACATCTTGTTTGGGGTGATTGTGATGGCACCAGTGGCATTTTTGTCCTGGATGCCTGGTTTCCAGGAAATGCAGACGAGGATTCTCTTTAATGAAGCATTCAGTCGAGGTCTCCAGATATCACGAATTCTTACTGGGAAAAAACAGGACACAATTTGA